The Carassius auratus strain Wakin chromosome 5, ASM336829v1, whole genome shotgun sequence genome includes a window with the following:
- the LOC113083953 gene encoding heterogeneous nuclear ribonucleoprotein K-like isoform X2 — translation MEIEIKQEEDNAFSNTDTNGKRPAEDMDEEQAFKRSRNTDELVELRVLLQSKNAGAVIGKGGKNIKALRTDYNASVSVPDSSGPERILSVSADIETIGEILLKIIPTLEEYQHYSGTDFDCELRLLIHQSLAGGIIGVKGAKIKELRENTQTTIKLFQECCPHSTDRVVLVGGKPERVIECIKVILELISEAPIKGRAQPYDPNFYDETYDYGGFTMLYEERGRRPMGGFPMRGRGGFDRMPPSRGGRPMPPSRRDYDDMSPRRGPPPPPPGRGGGRGGSRARNLPLPPPPPPRGGGDRFSHQSYHSNMDDRPNDRRGRPGDRYESMSGGGYDNNSSWEPYQSGGRGSYSDIGGPVITTQVTIPKDLAGSIIGKGGQRIKQIRHESGASIKIDEPLEGSEDRIITITGTQDQIQNAQYLLQNSVKQYSGRFF, via the exons ATGGAGATAGAAATTAAGCAGGAAGAAGACAACGCTTTCAGTAACACTGACACTAACG GCAAGCGCCCGGCTGAGGACATGGATGAGGAACAGGCATTCAAGCGCTCCCGCAACACAGATGAATTGGTAGAGCTCAGGGTGCTTCTCCAAAGCAAA AATGCAGGGGCTGTGATTGGAAAAGGAGGCAAGAATATTAAAGCCTTACGTACAGAT TACAATGCCAGTGTATCAGTCCCAGACAGCAGTGGCCCAGAGCG TATCCTGAGTGTGAGTGCAGATATAGAGACCATTGGTGAGATTCTGCTGAAGATCATCCCTACCCTGGAGGAG TATCAGCACTACAGCGGGACTGACTTTGACTGTGAGCTGCGGCTGCTGATTCATCAGAGTTTGGCTGGAGGCATCATCGGAGTCAAAGGTGCCAAGATCAAGGAACTAAGAGAG AATACCCAGACTACAATCAAGCTCTTCCAAGAATGTTGCCCCCACTCCACTGACCGTGTAGTGCTAGTCGGGGGGAAACCAGAGCGGGTGATTGAGTGCATCAAGGTCATTCTAGAGCTGATTTCAGAG GCACCCATTAAAGGTCGAGCCCAGCCCTATGACCCAAACTTTTATGATGAGACCTATGACTATGGCGGCTTCACTATGTTGTATGAAGAAAGAGGGCGACGGCCTATGGGTGGGTTCCCAATGCGAGGCCGAGGAGGATTTGACCGTATGCCTCCTAGCCGCGGAGGTCGTCCTATGCCTCCATCTAGACGGGATTATGATGATATGAGCCCTCGTCGTGGACCACCTCCACCCCCACCAGGGAGAGGAGGAGGACGTGGGGGCAGTAGGGCCCGAAATCTGCCTCTGCCTCCACCACCGCCACCTAGAGGAGG AGGTGATCGATTTTCCCACCAGAGCTATCACAGCAATATGGATGACAGACCAAA TGACCGAAGGGGGCGACCTGGAGACCGCTACGAGAGCATG AGTGGAGGTGGATATG ACAATAATTCTTCTTGGGAGCCCTACCAATCTG GTGGTCGAGGATCTTACAGTGACATTGGTGGACCCGTTATTACAACACAAGTGACTATACCTAAAGAT CTGGCTGGCTCCATCATTGGAAAAGGCGGCCAGAGGATCAAGCAGATCCGTCATGAGTCGGGAGCATCTATCAAAATCGATGAGCCTCTGGAGGGCTCAGAGGACAGGATCATTACCATCACAGGCACACAGGACCAGATTCAGAACGCCCAGTATCTCCTACAGAACAG CGTGAAGCAGTACTCGGGTCGGTTCTTCTAG
- the LOC113083953 gene encoding heterogeneous nuclear ribonucleoprotein K-like isoform X3: MEIEIKQEEDNAFSNTDTNGKRPAEDMDEEQAFKRSRNTDELVELRVLLQSKNAGAVIGKGGKNIKALRTDYNASVSVPDSSGPERILSVSADIETIGEILLKIIPTLEEYQHYSGTDFDCELRLLIHQSLAGGIIGVKGAKIKELRENTQTTIKLFQECCPHSTDRVVLVGGKPERVIECIKVILELISEAPIKGRAQPYDPNFYDETYDYGGFTMLYEERGRRPMGGFPMRGRGGFDRMPPSRGGRPMPPSRRDYDDMSPRRGPPPPPPGRGGGRGGSRARNLPLPPPPPPRGGGDRFSHQSYHSNMDDRPNSDRRGRPGDRYESMSGGGYGGRGSYSDIGGPVITTQVTIPKDLAGSIIGKGGQRIKQIRHESGASIKIDEPLEGSEDRIITITGTQDQIQNAQYLLQNSVKQYSGRFF, from the exons ATGGAGATAGAAATTAAGCAGGAAGAAGACAACGCTTTCAGTAACACTGACACTAACG GCAAGCGCCCGGCTGAGGACATGGATGAGGAACAGGCATTCAAGCGCTCCCGCAACACAGATGAATTGGTAGAGCTCAGGGTGCTTCTCCAAAGCAAA AATGCAGGGGCTGTGATTGGAAAAGGAGGCAAGAATATTAAAGCCTTACGTACAGAT TACAATGCCAGTGTATCAGTCCCAGACAGCAGTGGCCCAGAGCG TATCCTGAGTGTGAGTGCAGATATAGAGACCATTGGTGAGATTCTGCTGAAGATCATCCCTACCCTGGAGGAG TATCAGCACTACAGCGGGACTGACTTTGACTGTGAGCTGCGGCTGCTGATTCATCAGAGTTTGGCTGGAGGCATCATCGGAGTCAAAGGTGCCAAGATCAAGGAACTAAGAGAG AATACCCAGACTACAATCAAGCTCTTCCAAGAATGTTGCCCCCACTCCACTGACCGTGTAGTGCTAGTCGGGGGGAAACCAGAGCGGGTGATTGAGTGCATCAAGGTCATTCTAGAGCTGATTTCAGAG GCACCCATTAAAGGTCGAGCCCAGCCCTATGACCCAAACTTTTATGATGAGACCTATGACTATGGCGGCTTCACTATGTTGTATGAAGAAAGAGGGCGACGGCCTATGGGTGGGTTCCCAATGCGAGGCCGAGGAGGATTTGACCGTATGCCTCCTAGCCGCGGAGGTCGTCCTATGCCTCCATCTAGACGGGATTATGATGATATGAGCCCTCGTCGTGGACCACCTCCACCCCCACCAGGGAGAGGAGGAGGACGTGGGGGCAGTAGGGCCCGAAATCTGCCTCTGCCTCCACCACCGCCACCTAGAGGAGG AGGTGATCGATTTTCCCACCAGAGCTATCACAGCAATATGGATGACAGACCAAA CAGTGACCGAAGGGGGCGACCTGGAGACCGCTACGAGAGCATG AGTGGAGGTGGATATG GTGGTCGAGGATCTTACAGTGACATTGGTGGACCCGTTATTACAACACAAGTGACTATACCTAAAGAT CTGGCTGGCTCCATCATTGGAAAAGGCGGCCAGAGGATCAAGCAGATCCGTCATGAGTCGGGAGCATCTATCAAAATCGATGAGCCTCTGGAGGGCTCAGAGGACAGGATCATTACCATCACAGGCACACAGGACCAGATTCAGAACGCCCAGTATCTCCTACAGAACAG CGTGAAGCAGTACTCGGGTCGGTTCTTCTAG
- the LOC113083953 gene encoding heterogeneous nuclear ribonucleoprotein K-like isoform X5 yields MDEEQAFKRSRNTDELVELRVLLQSKNAGAVIGKGGKNIKALRTDYNASVSVPDSSGPERILSVSADIETIGEILLKIIPTLEEYQHYSGTDFDCELRLLIHQSLAGGIIGVKGAKIKELRENTQTTIKLFQECCPHSTDRVVLVGGKPERVIECIKVILELISEAPIKGRAQPYDPNFYDETYDYGGFTMLYEERGRRPMGGFPMRGRGGFDRMPPSRGGRPMPPSRRDYDDMSPRRGPPPPPPGRGGGRGGSRARNLPLPPPPPPRGGGDRFSHQSYHSNMDDRPNSDRRGRPGDRYESMSGGGYDNNSSWEPYQSGGRGSYSDIGGPVITTQVTIPKDLAGSIIGKGGQRIKQIRHESGASIKIDEPLEGSEDRIITITGTQDQIQNAQYLLQNSVKQYSGRFF; encoded by the exons ATGGATGAGGAACAGGCATTCAAGCGCTCCCGCAACACAGATGAATTGGTAGAGCTCAGGGTGCTTCTCCAAAGCAAA AATGCAGGGGCTGTGATTGGAAAAGGAGGCAAGAATATTAAAGCCTTACGTACAGAT TACAATGCCAGTGTATCAGTCCCAGACAGCAGTGGCCCAGAGCG TATCCTGAGTGTGAGTGCAGATATAGAGACCATTGGTGAGATTCTGCTGAAGATCATCCCTACCCTGGAGGAG TATCAGCACTACAGCGGGACTGACTTTGACTGTGAGCTGCGGCTGCTGATTCATCAGAGTTTGGCTGGAGGCATCATCGGAGTCAAAGGTGCCAAGATCAAGGAACTAAGAGAG AATACCCAGACTACAATCAAGCTCTTCCAAGAATGTTGCCCCCACTCCACTGACCGTGTAGTGCTAGTCGGGGGGAAACCAGAGCGGGTGATTGAGTGCATCAAGGTCATTCTAGAGCTGATTTCAGAG GCACCCATTAAAGGTCGAGCCCAGCCCTATGACCCAAACTTTTATGATGAGACCTATGACTATGGCGGCTTCACTATGTTGTATGAAGAAAGAGGGCGACGGCCTATGGGTGGGTTCCCAATGCGAGGCCGAGGAGGATTTGACCGTATGCCTCCTAGCCGCGGAGGTCGTCCTATGCCTCCATCTAGACGGGATTATGATGATATGAGCCCTCGTCGTGGACCACCTCCACCCCCACCAGGGAGAGGAGGAGGACGTGGGGGCAGTAGGGCCCGAAATCTGCCTCTGCCTCCACCACCGCCACCTAGAGGAGG AGGTGATCGATTTTCCCACCAGAGCTATCACAGCAATATGGATGACAGACCAAA CAGTGACCGAAGGGGGCGACCTGGAGACCGCTACGAGAGCATG AGTGGAGGTGGATATG ACAATAATTCTTCTTGGGAGCCCTACCAATCTG GTGGTCGAGGATCTTACAGTGACATTGGTGGACCCGTTATTACAACACAAGTGACTATACCTAAAGAT CTGGCTGGCTCCATCATTGGAAAAGGCGGCCAGAGGATCAAGCAGATCCGTCATGAGTCGGGAGCATCTATCAAAATCGATGAGCCTCTGGAGGGCTCAGAGGACAGGATCATTACCATCACAGGCACACAGGACCAGATTCAGAACGCCCAGTATCTCCTACAGAACAG CGTGAAGCAGTACTCGGGTCGGTTCTTCTAG
- the LOC113083927 gene encoding guanine nucleotide-binding protein G(q) subunit alpha-like, with product MTLDPIVACCLSEEAKEARRIHGEIERQLRRDKKDARRELKLLLLGTGESGKSTFIKQMRIIHGSGYSEEDRRSFTKLVYQNIFTSLQAMVRAMDTLHIHYKYEHNKGNANIVREVDVDKVVSLVNPYLDAIRSLWNDPGIQECYDRRREYQLSDSTKYYLNSLDRIADPSYVPTQQDVLRVRVPTTGIIEYLFDLQSVIFRVVDVGGQRSERRKWIHCFENVTSIMFLVALSEYDQVLVEADNENRMEESKALFGTIISHSWFQNSSAILFLNKKDLLEEKIMFSHLVDYFPEYDGPQRDSQAAREFILKMFLDLNPDSEKIIYSHFTCATDTENIRFVFAAVKDTILQLTLKEYNLV from the exons ATGACGCTGGACCCGATCGTCGCGTGCTGCCTCAGCGAGGAGGCGAAAGAAGCGCGTCGGATCCACGGTGAGATCGAGCGGCAGCTCCGCCGCGACAAGAAGGACGCTAGGCGCGAGCTCAAACTGCTTCTGCTGG GAACTGGAGAGAGTGGGAAAAGCACCTTTATTAAACAGATGAGAATCATTCATGGCTCAGGATACTCAGAAGAGGACAGGAGAAGCTTTACCAAGCTGGTCTACCAAAACATCTTTACATCTTTGCAGGCCATGGTACGGGCAATGGATACTCTCCACATCCACTACAAATATGAACATAATAAG GGCAATGCAAACATTGTCAGAGAAGTAGACGTAGACAAGGTCGTCTCGCTCGTCAACCCCTATCTAGATGCAATCAGGAGTTTATGGAATGATCCAGGAATTCAGGAGTGTTATGACCGGAGAAGAGAATACCAGCTCTCAGATTCTACAAAATA TTATCTAAATTCACTGGATCGCATTGCCGACCCTTCCTATGTCCCGACCCAGCAAGATGTGCTCAGGGTCAGAGTGCCCACTACAGGGATCATTGAATACCTCTTTGACCTACAGAGTGTCATATTCAG GGTGGTAGATGTAGGGGGGCAGCGGTCAGAAAGGCGGAAGTGGATCCACTGCTTTGAAAACGTGACCTCCATCATGTTCCTGGTAGCACTCAGTGAATATGACCAAGTTCTCGTTGAGGCTGACAATGAG aATCGAATGGAGGAAAGCAAAGCATTGTTTGGGACGATAATATCACACAGCTGGTTCCAGAATTCATCAGCTATTCTTTTCCTGAACAAGAAAGACCTTTTGGAAGAGAAAATCATGTTTTCACATCTTGTAGATTACTTTCCTGAATATGATG GACCCCAGAGAGACAGTCAAGCCGCACGAGAATTCATCCTGAAGATGTTTCTCGACCTGAATCCAGACTCCGAAAAAATCATTTACTCTCATTTCACCTGCGCCACTGACACAGAAAACATCCGATTTGTATTCGCTGCTGTCAAGGACACCATCTTGCAGCTTACACTGAAGGAATACAATCTAGTCTGA
- the LOC113083953 gene encoding heterogeneous nuclear ribonucleoprotein K-like isoform X4, with protein sequence MEIEIKQEEDNAFSNTDTNGKRPAEDMDEEQAFKRSRNTDELVELRVLLQSKNAGAVIGKGGKNIKALRTDYNASVSVPDSSGPERILSVSADIETIGEILLKIIPTLEEYQHYSGTDFDCELRLLIHQSLAGGIIGVKGAKIKELRENTQTTIKLFQECCPHSTDRVVLVGGKPERVIECIKVILELISEAPIKGRAQPYDPNFYDETYDYGGFTMLYEERGRRPMGGFPMRGRGGFDRMPPSRGGRPMPPSRRDYDDMSPRRGPPPPPPGRGGGRGGSRARNLPLPPPPPPRGGGDRFSHQSYHSNMDDRPNDRRGRPGDRYESMSGGGYGGRGSYSDIGGPVITTQVTIPKDLAGSIIGKGGQRIKQIRHESGASIKIDEPLEGSEDRIITITGTQDQIQNAQYLLQNSVKQYSGRFF encoded by the exons ATGGAGATAGAAATTAAGCAGGAAGAAGACAACGCTTTCAGTAACACTGACACTAACG GCAAGCGCCCGGCTGAGGACATGGATGAGGAACAGGCATTCAAGCGCTCCCGCAACACAGATGAATTGGTAGAGCTCAGGGTGCTTCTCCAAAGCAAA AATGCAGGGGCTGTGATTGGAAAAGGAGGCAAGAATATTAAAGCCTTACGTACAGAT TACAATGCCAGTGTATCAGTCCCAGACAGCAGTGGCCCAGAGCG TATCCTGAGTGTGAGTGCAGATATAGAGACCATTGGTGAGATTCTGCTGAAGATCATCCCTACCCTGGAGGAG TATCAGCACTACAGCGGGACTGACTTTGACTGTGAGCTGCGGCTGCTGATTCATCAGAGTTTGGCTGGAGGCATCATCGGAGTCAAAGGTGCCAAGATCAAGGAACTAAGAGAG AATACCCAGACTACAATCAAGCTCTTCCAAGAATGTTGCCCCCACTCCACTGACCGTGTAGTGCTAGTCGGGGGGAAACCAGAGCGGGTGATTGAGTGCATCAAGGTCATTCTAGAGCTGATTTCAGAG GCACCCATTAAAGGTCGAGCCCAGCCCTATGACCCAAACTTTTATGATGAGACCTATGACTATGGCGGCTTCACTATGTTGTATGAAGAAAGAGGGCGACGGCCTATGGGTGGGTTCCCAATGCGAGGCCGAGGAGGATTTGACCGTATGCCTCCTAGCCGCGGAGGTCGTCCTATGCCTCCATCTAGACGGGATTATGATGATATGAGCCCTCGTCGTGGACCACCTCCACCCCCACCAGGGAGAGGAGGAGGACGTGGGGGCAGTAGGGCCCGAAATCTGCCTCTGCCTCCACCACCGCCACCTAGAGGAGG AGGTGATCGATTTTCCCACCAGAGCTATCACAGCAATATGGATGACAGACCAAA TGACCGAAGGGGGCGACCTGGAGACCGCTACGAGAGCATG AGTGGAGGTGGATATG GTGGTCGAGGATCTTACAGTGACATTGGTGGACCCGTTATTACAACACAAGTGACTATACCTAAAGAT CTGGCTGGCTCCATCATTGGAAAAGGCGGCCAGAGGATCAAGCAGATCCGTCATGAGTCGGGAGCATCTATCAAAATCGATGAGCCTCTGGAGGGCTCAGAGGACAGGATCATTACCATCACAGGCACACAGGACCAGATTCAGAACGCCCAGTATCTCCTACAGAACAG CGTGAAGCAGTACTCGGGTCGGTTCTTCTAG
- the LOC113083953 gene encoding heterogeneous nuclear ribonucleoprotein K-like isoform X1 encodes MEIEIKQEEDNAFSNTDTNGKRPAEDMDEEQAFKRSRNTDELVELRVLLQSKNAGAVIGKGGKNIKALRTDYNASVSVPDSSGPERILSVSADIETIGEILLKIIPTLEEYQHYSGTDFDCELRLLIHQSLAGGIIGVKGAKIKELRENTQTTIKLFQECCPHSTDRVVLVGGKPERVIECIKVILELISEAPIKGRAQPYDPNFYDETYDYGGFTMLYEERGRRPMGGFPMRGRGGFDRMPPSRGGRPMPPSRRDYDDMSPRRGPPPPPPGRGGGRGGSRARNLPLPPPPPPRGGGDRFSHQSYHSNMDDRPNSDRRGRPGDRYESMSGGGYDNNSSWEPYQSGGRGSYSDIGGPVITTQVTIPKDLAGSIIGKGGQRIKQIRHESGASIKIDEPLEGSEDRIITITGTQDQIQNAQYLLQNSVKQYSGRFF; translated from the exons ATGGAGATAGAAATTAAGCAGGAAGAAGACAACGCTTTCAGTAACACTGACACTAACG GCAAGCGCCCGGCTGAGGACATGGATGAGGAACAGGCATTCAAGCGCTCCCGCAACACAGATGAATTGGTAGAGCTCAGGGTGCTTCTCCAAAGCAAA AATGCAGGGGCTGTGATTGGAAAAGGAGGCAAGAATATTAAAGCCTTACGTACAGAT TACAATGCCAGTGTATCAGTCCCAGACAGCAGTGGCCCAGAGCG TATCCTGAGTGTGAGTGCAGATATAGAGACCATTGGTGAGATTCTGCTGAAGATCATCCCTACCCTGGAGGAG TATCAGCACTACAGCGGGACTGACTTTGACTGTGAGCTGCGGCTGCTGATTCATCAGAGTTTGGCTGGAGGCATCATCGGAGTCAAAGGTGCCAAGATCAAGGAACTAAGAGAG AATACCCAGACTACAATCAAGCTCTTCCAAGAATGTTGCCCCCACTCCACTGACCGTGTAGTGCTAGTCGGGGGGAAACCAGAGCGGGTGATTGAGTGCATCAAGGTCATTCTAGAGCTGATTTCAGAG GCACCCATTAAAGGTCGAGCCCAGCCCTATGACCCAAACTTTTATGATGAGACCTATGACTATGGCGGCTTCACTATGTTGTATGAAGAAAGAGGGCGACGGCCTATGGGTGGGTTCCCAATGCGAGGCCGAGGAGGATTTGACCGTATGCCTCCTAGCCGCGGAGGTCGTCCTATGCCTCCATCTAGACGGGATTATGATGATATGAGCCCTCGTCGTGGACCACCTCCACCCCCACCAGGGAGAGGAGGAGGACGTGGGGGCAGTAGGGCCCGAAATCTGCCTCTGCCTCCACCACCGCCACCTAGAGGAGG AGGTGATCGATTTTCCCACCAGAGCTATCACAGCAATATGGATGACAGACCAAA CAGTGACCGAAGGGGGCGACCTGGAGACCGCTACGAGAGCATG AGTGGAGGTGGATATG ACAATAATTCTTCTTGGGAGCCCTACCAATCTG GTGGTCGAGGATCTTACAGTGACATTGGTGGACCCGTTATTACAACACAAGTGACTATACCTAAAGAT CTGGCTGGCTCCATCATTGGAAAAGGCGGCCAGAGGATCAAGCAGATCCGTCATGAGTCGGGAGCATCTATCAAAATCGATGAGCCTCTGGAGGGCTCAGAGGACAGGATCATTACCATCACAGGCACACAGGACCAGATTCAGAACGCCCAGTATCTCCTACAGAACAG CGTGAAGCAGTACTCGGGTCGGTTCTTCTAG